The genomic segment TCTTTATGACCAATGAGAAGCGGATCATCAATCGCTCCGAGCGATATACCGAACTTCTGGAAATGCGGGGTGACGATACCACTGCCGTTACACTGAATACGGTTCGAAATAAATTCAAAGCGCGGGATTTCCGCGACCTGCAGGTCTGGTTCCTGCTGGGATGGACAGGTGAACAGCTGCGATCCCTCCCGGAAGTGCAATCTTTGGTTGAGAAGGATGAGAATTTCACCGAGGCCGATAAGAAGAAGTTGCTCGAAATTCATGAAACCGCCCTCCGAAACGTCCTGGAACAGTACGACGCGTTGCAGAAATCCGGACAGATCGAAATCACCGGGACGCCGTATGCACACCCGATTCTGCCCCTGCTCATTGATTCCGACGTGGCGCGGATTTCCATGCCGGGCGTGCATTTGCCGCAGAAGCGGTTCCGGCATCCGGAGGAAGCGCGCAAACAAATTCACCTGGGGAAACAGGTATTGAAGGAAATCGCCGGCTGGGAAATCGCCGGCATGTGGCCGTCCGAAGGCTCGGTGAGTGAAGCCACCGCCGAATTGCTGGCGGAGCAGGGGATCCAATGGATTTCCACGGACAGTAATGTTTTGGCACGCTCGCTGTCCCGGAATACTGATCCCGCCCCTCTAAAGAGTGAGGATATGTATCAGCCGTATCGGTTTTCCACGGAACAGGGAGATATGACCATTTTCTTCCGGGATCAGGGATTGTCGGATTTGATCGGCTTCGATTACGCAGACAAGTCGGCAGATGCAGCCGTGACAGATTTTATGGGGCACCTGCACAGGATTGACGAATCGCTGCCGGATGATGGATATCCCTATGTGGCGGTAATTACCATGGATGGCGAAAATGCGTGGGAGCATTTTGAGGAGAACGGAAAACCGTTCTTCGATGCGCTCTACACATCTCTGGCAGAATCGGAGCGGATTCAGACGACCACTTTCCGGGAGCAAATGGAGAGAGCAGAAGTGCAGCGGGAGCTCCAGTGGCTGCATCCCGGCTCATGGATCGGCGCGGACTATCATATCTGGATCGGCCATCCGGAAAAGAACGCGGCCTGGGATGCCTTGAACGATGCGCTCAATTTGGTAGAGCAAAAGCGACAGGCTGGCAAAGACATTCCGGAGAAGGTAGAGCAGGCTATTTTACAGGCCGAGGGCAGCGATTGGTTCTGGTGGTATGGGCACCACAATAATTCCGATCACGATGAGGTGTTCGACCTGCTGTTCTGTAATGCACTCCGGATTGTTTATGAAGAACTGGACGCATCGCTTCCGCCGTATCTCAAACGGAATATCACAGAACCGTAATACTTGATCCCGCCATCCGGAAAACCATCCCGCCACGGCGGGACAGATGCATGGTTTTCTGGGCAGGCTTCATTCGGCGGAGAATCCCGCCTAATTATTCATTGGAAATCATCCCACAATTCTCCATTTTAATTTCAATAGTTATGAAAAATTGAAGAGGAGAAGACAGAGGAAGATGAAGATACTGTTCGCTACTGCAGAAGTGACGCCGTTTTCCAAGGTCGGGGGCTTGGCCGACGTCGCTGGCGCGCTCCCCAAAGCGCTGGAAAACCTAGATGTTGAAACCAGGATTATCACGCCGGGCTATGCCACGATACCGTTTGAAGACTATGTTATCAAAGATGTGGATAGCTTTGATGTCCCCGTTGGCAACGAATCGTACAAGGCAGATCTTATCAGTACGGTGCTGCCGGATACGGACCGGGTAGAGGTCATCTTTGTCCGCAACAGAGAATTTTTCGACCGGGATGGGGTGTATGTCGATTCCAAAACCGGTGAAGGATTTCCGGACGAAGCGGAACGGTTTATCTTCTTCATGCAGGCAATTCTTCAGTGGCTGGAGCGGTCGGAATGGATGCCAAACATCCTGCACTGCAACGACCACCATACTGCGCTTCTGCCGGCATATCTCAGGGAGACGGAGTTTGATACACCGGAGCTTGCGGACATTAAAAGCATCTTTACAATTCACAACATGGGCTACCAGGGCATCCACAACAAATCGGTGCTCAATAAAACAGTATTCCCGGAAAAGGCGTATTCCGATAACGGGGCATTCGATTGGAATGGCGACGTCAATTTCATGAAAGTCGCGCTCCGATACGCGGACAAGATCAATACGGTGAGTCCAACTTATGCCAGGGAGATCATGTCATCGGAAGAATACGGCTTCGGTTTGCAGGATGAGATCAAGAAGCGGAAAAAAGACGTGTCCGGCATCCTGAACGGCGTGGATTACAGCGAGTGGTCGCCGGAGAACGACTCGCTGATTCCGTATAATTATTCCGCCAAAGAAATCAGCGGCAAGAAAAAGAACCGGGATGAGCTCCTGCGCAAGAACCGGATAATGGCGGAGCGCACTACGCCGATTATTGGCATGGTTTCCCGGCTTGTGGATCAGAAAGGTCTCGATCTCATCGACGAGGCGCTGCAAGATTTGCTGGATCTTGATATTCGTCTGATCGTGCTGGGAACCGGCGCCAAGAAGTACCATTATCTCTTTGAGGAAGCCAAAGAAGAATATCCGGACAAGGTAGCGGTGAATTTTGCGTACAATAATCCCATGGCACACCTCATTGAGGCCGGTTCGGATATGTTCCTGATGCCGTCCAAATACGAGCCGTGCGGACTGAACCAAATGTACAGCCTGAAATACGGTACCATTCCGATTGTCCACGCCACCGGCGGACTGGCGGACACCATCGATAACTTTGACAGCGAAACCAAGGAAGGGAACGGCTTTTCTTTTGACGAGTACACGTCGGAAGCCATGATGGAGGCTATTGAGCGGGCTATCCGTACCTTTCGGAACAAGGCGCTCTGGAAATTTCTCCGGGATAACGCCATGCGGTGTGATTTTTCGTGGGAAGTGAGTGCCGGGAAGTACATCGATCTCTATGAAAGTGTATTGGAGTAAAAGGGAAACAGTCATTCCGAGCGAACAGAGTGAGTCGAGGAATCTCGTTATATCATCCTTTTGTCTTGATACAAAAGGATGCAAAAAATCAAGGCGGTGGGATTAATTTATAGTACTTCCCCACCAGGGATCCCTACGGGACTATCCTTCGCTCCAGGCCAGAACCGAAACTCCCTTCGGTCACACAGTCGGTTCTGGCTGTCTTCCGCTCAGGAGAAGTACCTACAAAATTAATCCCAAGGCCAATAGAAACGGTTCTTTGTTTTTTAAACGGAAACTCAGTGTTTGAGCACCCTGATAGAAACCTGTGCGCATAAAATGTGTGTTGCGATTTTTTATGAAAACCCATTATTAGGTATAAGTGTGCGAGTTTTGAGTTTCTCCCATGGGGATCCCGTTGGGGCAAACCCTTTTGGGTACTCTTGGGGCTAACAAAAGTACCTTTTAAAAATGCGGTACAGTTCCTGGAAGGAATCGCCTGAAAAAGTCATAGATAGGGAATCGGCGAGATTCTTCCCCGGAGGGATCCCTATTGGACGACTCTCCCGCCAGGACGGGATCGCTCAAGATGTCTTTGGCTTTGGAGTCATCCAGTAATAATTGTCAATACAGTTTACTCCTTCCACTTTTGCCTTGATGCGCTTGTGCGGAACACTTGGACGCTAAAAGTGGAGAAAAAATCAAGACAGCCCCATCTCTTTCTGCGATGCCAACGGCTGCCTCGGGGCAACTCAGAACTCCCTCCGGTCAGACAGCTGAGTTGCCCTGTTCTCGGTGCGCCGGGCATCGAGACGAAAGAGATGGGGAGGTCATCTAAACAAAAATCACTTCTGGCGAATTCCAGCATCAAAATCTATTGATGTTGTTTTTGCCGGAAACTCAGTGTCTGAGCACCCTGATAGAAATCTGTGCGCATAAAATGTGCGTTGCGATCTTTTATGAAAGACCATAATTAGTTATAAGTGTGCGAGTTCTGAGTTTCCAAGCCCTTTTGGGTACTTTTGGGGCTGGACAAAAGTACCTTTACAAAATATTTAAAGCGGCGTAGTTCTGGAAGAAATTAACTGAAAAAGTTAAAGATAGGAAGTTGACGATATCCATCGGATCGCTCCGCACGCTCAGGATGGTTGATTTTTTAAATTATACAATGAGTTCAGGAAAAAGTCCGTGTCACGGACAAATAATTCTGTATCTTTACACGTTGTTGCAAATTATCATCTGAAGACAAAATAACGAGCAAAATTATGGCTGTCCGAACCGACATCCGCGCAGAAATCAATTTTTCGAATCTTCGAAAAAACATCCGGAATCTGAAAGAACACATCCATCCCTCCAGAATTATCGGAGTGGTGAAGGCGAATGCGTATGGTCACGGGGTTATCGAGGTTTCCCAAGTCCTCCGGGAAGAAGGCATTGACATGTTTGCGGTAGCCTTTCCGGCAGAGGCGGCAGAGCTCCGGGAGGCAGGAATTGATGCCCGCATCATTATCCTGGACAAACTGTGGGATCGAGAATTGGGGCAAGTTTTCGAGTACAATCTGGAGCCGATCCTCGCCTCGGATGACGATTTTGAGCGACTGAGTCACGCCGCCGAAGAGCGTCAACAGAAGCTGCCGGTACATCTGAAAATCGACACCGGGATGGGCCGTCTCGGCTACCTGTACAATCAGTACGAAGAGCCACTTCAGCAGGTCTTGGATCATCCGTGGTTGGAACTGGCGGGGGTGATGTCGCACTTTTCGACTGCGGACGAGCCGCAACGGGAGCATACGGAAATCCAGGCAGATCGGTACAGAAAAATCCATAGAAAATTGCAGTCGCTGCCGGGAGACAATCCACCGCTGTTCCACCTGAGCAATTCCGGGGGCGCGCTCTATCTCCCCGAAACCGGATACGACATGGTGCGTCTGGGACTCTCCATGTACGGGGTTGCGCCTTCACGGGAGGAGACGCAGCCGTTCGAACTCCACCAGGTTATGCAATTGAAATCGAAGGTGGCGTATATCAAGAATTTACCGGAGGGATTTCCCATCGGATATGGTGCCACCTACCATACCAAGAAAAATTCGACCATCCTGGTCTGTCCCGGCGGATACGAGGACGGCATTCCGCGTCGATACGGAGGCACCGGTGAGGTACTGATTCACAGAAAGCGTTTTCCCATCGTTGGAAACGTCAGCATGGATACGTTTATGGTGGATGTCTACGATGAGCCGGTCAACGTCGGTGACGAAGTGGTGATCCTCGGTGAGCAGGGAGGCAATACAATCTCCGTCTGGGAAATGGCGGAGAAACTTGGGCTGATTCCGTACGAGGTCACCTGCGGTATTTCGTCGAGAGTCGGGCGGGTCTTTGTTGAAGAAGGTGAAGGGGAATCGGGTATAAGGGTATAGAGGGTTTTCCGCTTAAAGACCGGGAAACGGGTTTAAGCGGGGAATAATGCGGAGTAGGGAATAAGGACAGATTAAATAACAAAAACCCAATGTCCAATATCGAATGACCAAGTGCCCAATTCATGCCCCCGAATGAAAATAAACAGAAGGAAACAGTGGAAACCCCGGCACTGGAGACATTGGACTCTGGAGGGATGACACTAGACGTTTTTAACTATAACACTGTAACACAAAAACACATTAATACGCCTTTCAACTCAAACGTTCGACTGCCTGAACACTCAAACACTCCCTTATGTCCGCAATCAAAAAAACAGAACGCCTGACTTCGCTGGATGCCTTCCGCGGACTGGCCATCGCCGGGATGATCCTGGTGAACAATCCCGGCAGCTGGGCGCATATTTATGATCCGCTGGAACACGCCGAATGGCACGGCTGGACGCCGACTGATCTGATCTTTCCGTTCTTCCTGTTCATCGTCGGCGTAGCGATGACGTTTTCGCTTAGCAAGCTACGGCGTCATAATGTTTCGAAGGTCGAAATCTACAAAAAGGTGCTGAGGCGGACGCTCATCCTGTTTGGTCTCGGACTCTTTCTGAATGCGTTTCCATTTGTGCAGTTCGAGTCGCTTCGAGCCATCGATTATTCGTCCCTGAGAATCATGGGAGTTCTGCAGCGGATCGCGCTGTGTTATCTGTTTGCGTCAATTATTATGTTGGAGTTCAGGAAACCACTCTGGCACGGCGCCTGGGCATTCGGTCTGATCATCTTTTACTGGATAGTTATGTTTACCATACCGGTACCTGGGCATGGTGCTGGTGATTTATCCATGGAAGGCAATCTGGCAGCGTATCTGGATCAACTAATTCTGCCGAATCATCTCTGGAAACCGGGTTGGGATCCTGAGGGACTCCTGAGTACAATTCCCGCCACAGGAACGGTGCTATTCGGCATACTGACAGGACACCTGTTGCATAAAGGATGGTCGAACGGACAAAAGTTTCTCGCCATGGCCATCGCTGGGATTCTTGGAATAATTTCGGGCTATGTTGTGAATATCTGGTTTCCCATTAACAAGGGACTCTGGTCGACGTCATACGTACTGTTCACGGCGGGAATGGCGCTGTTAATATTGGCGCTGTTCTACTGGCTCATTGATATGAAGGGTATCAAAAAATGGGCGAAACCGCTCGTAGTATACGGCATGAACGCCATCACAGTGTTCGTACTGGCCGGACTGCTGTCCCGGCTTTTGACACTGATCAAAATTCCGGTTTCCGGAGGATCAATCTCGGTGAAAGGGTACATTTATCATCACCTGCTGACTCCAATTGCCTCACCGGTCGATGCTTCATTAATTTACGCGGTAATTTATGTTATCTTCTGGCTTGGGATGATGTGGATGCTCTACCGGCGGAAGGTTTTTATCAAGATTTAGAACTGATGGCACGCTGTCCCCGACAAGTCGGAGAACGCTCCGGTCGGGATGACTCAATACTAATGGCGAATACAACTCACTTTATAGGTCTCCGAGAGGAATAAGAGGGTGAGATCGTTTGTATAAGATGCAATCGGTTTATAACTATATTCATTTGCTAATTAATCATAAAAACAGATAATCTGAATATTGACAAATCCTGGAAAATGGGGTTCATCGAGGCTACAATGATTCAATGGGATTAATGAAAAGGAGACCTTTTGTTTTGGCACTTTTTTTAAAAAAAAGTGCCAAAAAATCCGGCAGGGCTGTTTGTTTCTAGAACAT from the Candidatus Neomarinimicrobiota bacterium genome contains:
- a CDS encoding DUF5009 domain-containing protein yields the protein MSAIKKTERLTSLDAFRGLAIAGMILVNNPGSWAHIYDPLEHAEWHGWTPTDLIFPFFLFIVGVAMTFSLSKLRRHNVSKVEIYKKVLRRTLILFGLGLFLNAFPFVQFESLRAIDYSSLRIMGVLQRIALCYLFASIIMLEFRKPLWHGAWAFGLIIFYWIVMFTIPVPGHGAGDLSMEGNLAAYLDQLILPNHLWKPGWDPEGLLSTIPATGTVLFGILTGHLLHKGWSNGQKFLAMAIAGILGIISGYVVNIWFPINKGLWSTSYVLFTAGMALLILALFYWLIDMKGIKKWAKPLVVYGMNAITVFVLAGLLSRLLTLIKIPVSGGSISVKGYIYHHLLTPIASPVDASLIYAVIYVIFWLGMMWMLYRRKVFIKI
- a CDS encoding glycoside hydrolase, giving the protein MTRSQPLYVIFQWHMHQPFYKDQSTGEYLLPWSRLHTTKDYTDMAWHLERHPEVKGVVNFVPSLLKQIEEYNDFDTVSEKHLNLTQKPADALTAEEQFFLLQEFFMTNEKRIINRSERYTELLEMRGDDTTAVTLNTVRNKFKARDFRDLQVWFLLGWTGEQLRSLPEVQSLVEKDENFTEADKKKLLEIHETALRNVLEQYDALQKSGQIEITGTPYAHPILPLLIDSDVARISMPGVHLPQKRFRHPEEARKQIHLGKQVLKEIAGWEIAGMWPSEGSVSEATAELLAEQGIQWISTDSNVLARSLSRNTDPAPLKSEDMYQPYRFSTEQGDMTIFFRDQGLSDLIGFDYADKSADAAVTDFMGHLHRIDESLPDDGYPYVAVITMDGENAWEHFEENGKPFFDALYTSLAESERIQTTTFREQMERAEVQRELQWLHPGSWIGADYHIWIGHPEKNAAWDALNDALNLVEQKRQAGKDIPEKVEQAILQAEGSDWFWWYGHHNNSDHDEVFDLLFCNALRIVYEELDASLPPYLKRNITEP
- the alr gene encoding alanine racemase; this encodes MAVRTDIRAEINFSNLRKNIRNLKEHIHPSRIIGVVKANAYGHGVIEVSQVLREEGIDMFAVAFPAEAAELREAGIDARIIILDKLWDRELGQVFEYNLEPILASDDDFERLSHAAEERQQKLPVHLKIDTGMGRLGYLYNQYEEPLQQVLDHPWLELAGVMSHFSTADEPQREHTEIQADRYRKIHRKLQSLPGDNPPLFHLSNSGGALYLPETGYDMVRLGLSMYGVAPSREETQPFELHQVMQLKSKVAYIKNLPEGFPIGYGATYHTKKNSTILVCPGGYEDGIPRRYGGTGEVLIHRKRFPIVGNVSMDTFMVDVYDEPVNVGDEVVILGEQGGNTISVWEMAEKLGLIPYEVTCGISSRVGRVFVEEGEGESGIRV
- the glgA gene encoding glycogen synthase GlgA translates to MKILFATAEVTPFSKVGGLADVAGALPKALENLDVETRIITPGYATIPFEDYVIKDVDSFDVPVGNESYKADLISTVLPDTDRVEVIFVRNREFFDRDGVYVDSKTGEGFPDEAERFIFFMQAILQWLERSEWMPNILHCNDHHTALLPAYLRETEFDTPELADIKSIFTIHNMGYQGIHNKSVLNKTVFPEKAYSDNGAFDWNGDVNFMKVALRYADKINTVSPTYAREIMSSEEYGFGLQDEIKKRKKDVSGILNGVDYSEWSPENDSLIPYNYSAKEISGKKKNRDELLRKNRIMAERTTPIIGMVSRLVDQKGLDLIDEALQDLLDLDIRLIVLGTGAKKYHYLFEEAKEEYPDKVAVNFAYNNPMAHLIEAGSDMFLMPSKYEPCGLNQMYSLKYGTIPIVHATGGLADTIDNFDSETKEGNGFSFDEYTSEAMMEAIERAIRTFRNKALWKFLRDNAMRCDFSWEVSAGKYIDLYESVLE